Genomic window (Zingiber officinale cultivar Zhangliang chromosome 2B, Zo_v1.1, whole genome shotgun sequence):
TCTCGTATACGTAGACGCGCACCACCGAGGAAGCCGACCACGGATCCACCGCATCTCCGTAAAGCCTCTCCGTCTCTTCCTTCCAGATCGAGTCGTCGAGCGCCTTGACCGCGGCAGAGGGAGATCCGCCATCAGCAGCAGAAGCGACGCCCGGGGATCCAGCAGCGGGCGCGCGCGAGGTCAGGAACTTCTCGAGCGACGCGAGAAAGGAgtactcgggaggaggagcaggatTAGGGCTCCCCTTGGAGAGGTGGAGAGGGGCGTCCAGGGAGTCGGAGATCAAGAGCCAGCGCGAGGACGAAGAGTACCTCGCGTAGTATAAGAGAAGGAAGGCGGAGAAGAGGGCGACCAGAGAGAGGAAGGCAGCCACGAAGGAGGTGGATCTCGCAACAGTAGCGAAGGCCTTGCTCGCCCCCGCCATCGATGAGGTTCGCTGCACCACTGCGAATGGAAAATCGCAAGGgttttaatataatattattatttctatAATTATCGGAATTAATATACATTTAAAACCAATTCtgacaaattaaaaaattaaaaaaaaaaacagttctCCAGAACCTTCGGGGGCTTTCCGGAAAGTTGCTCCTGCTCCTACCTCGTCGACAAATAGCAGGGACTCGAACTGCGCCGGACAAGTTGCCATCTCCGACGAGACTCCGAAATCGAAGAAGTCCGCCACCTCTCCGTCAGCTCAACCATGAGGTACTACCCTACTTCTCCGATCTCCTGCCATTCTTATCTCTCTTGTTTCATCCGATCAACGCGTCAATCTCTGCGGTATTTGATTCCTGAGTTGTTTGGGGAAATTGTCAAGTTAGTCTGATCAACTGACTGTTTTCTTCAGTCTATcgctcgatttacttggttccatGATTTCTTGTTGCAGCCGCCATCCCACTGTGAAATGGGCTCAGAGATCCGACAAGGTCTACCTCACGGTTGACCTAGCGGACGCCAAGGATGTGAAAGTGAATCTGGAGCCTGAAGGAGAATTCAGTTTCTTCGCCACAAAAGAAGGCGTCCCCTATGAAGTTGATCTCAAGTTGTTTGACAGGATCAATGTCAAGGTACACACACTGTCAAAGTCACTACTGCAGGTGCGGATCTCATCGTCTCTGACGAGTGGCTTCGTTTCAGGAGAGCAAACTCAACATCAGCGCAAGGAGCATCGTGTATGTTGTAAAGAAACTCGATAAGAAATGGTGGAGTAGGCTGCTAAAAGAAGATGCAAAGCCACCAGCTTTCCTTAAGGTGGACTGGGATAAGTGGATCGATGAAGATGACGAGAATGGTGAGATCGATTAGAACTGAAATTGAGTTCTTTTTACTGACTTTGTCTTCTGCTCTTTGCTGATCGATCCTTTGCCAatttagcagaggaagctggagacAAGGATCGCGATGACCAAACAGACGACAACATTTCGTTGCGGAAGAATCGCAA
Coding sequences:
- the LOC122045094 gene encoding co-chaperone protein p23-1-like isoform X1, encoding MSRHPTVKWAQRSDKVYLTVDLADAKDVKVNLEPEGEFSFFATKEGVPYEVDLKLFDRINVKESKLNISARSIVYVVKKLDKKWWSRLLKEDAKPPAFLKVDWDKWIDEDDENAEEAGDKDRDDQTDDNISLRKNRKRRKKSKKKKKKKKKKGLLQLIAQKLRFACISKE
- the LOC122045094 gene encoding co-chaperone protein p23-1-like isoform X2, with product MSRHPTVKWAQRSDKVYLTVDLADAKDVKVNLEPEGEFSFFATKEGVPYEVDLKLFDRINVKESKLNISARSIVYVVKKLDKKWWSRLLKEDAKPPAFLKVDWDKWIDEDDENEEAGDKDRDDQTDDNISLRKNRKRRKKSKKKKKKKKKKGLLQLIAQKLRFACISKE